In a single window of the Bacteroidota bacterium genome:
- the fahA gene encoding fumarylacetoacetase has protein sequence MSKANDPDLKSWVKVEKNSDFPIQNLPFGIFQTSQRSPRAGVAIGDFILDLSVVAEFGYFDAIAFDKKVFSSSSLNNFISLGKNITNKVRERVSELLDIKSKSLQSQVAAREKCLVPMNDVTLLLPVHIPDYTDFYSSIDHATNMGKMFRDPANALLPNWKHIPVGYHGRASSIVVSGKNFHRPHGQLKPADAEVPIYGETKLLDFELETAFVIGKATEMGDTISTENADEYIFGMVLFNDWSARDIQSWEYVPLGPFLAKNFCSVMSPWIVTLEALEPFRTKGYEQEPKVLPYLEYSGEKNIDIQLEVSIANEKNEENIVCHSNFKYMYWTMEQQLAHHTVNGCNMNVGDLLASGTISGPEEGSFGSMMEITWRGTKPVKMKDGSERKFINDGDSVILRGYAEKNGVRIGFGECRSKVLPAK, from the coding sequence ATGTCTAAAGCAAATGATCCGGATCTGAAAAGCTGGGTGAAGGTTGAGAAAAATTCAGATTTCCCGATACAGAATCTTCCGTTCGGAATTTTTCAAACTTCACAGCGGAGTCCGCGCGCAGGTGTAGCGATCGGTGATTTCATTCTCGATCTTTCTGTTGTGGCCGAATTCGGTTATTTCGATGCAATTGCTTTTGATAAAAAAGTTTTTTCTTCTTCTTCGCTCAATAATTTTATTTCGCTCGGAAAAAATATCACAAACAAAGTGCGCGAGCGCGTTTCGGAATTGCTCGACATTAAAAGTAAAAGTCTGCAGTCACAGGTTGCAGCAAGAGAAAAATGTCTTGTGCCGATGAATGATGTAACCCTGCTCCTGCCCGTTCATATTCCGGATTACACCGATTTTTATTCGAGCATCGATCATGCAACGAACATGGGAAAAATGTTCCGCGATCCCGCGAATGCTTTGCTTCCTAACTGGAAACATATTCCTGTCGGTTATCACGGCCGCGCTTCTTCCATTGTAGTTTCCGGAAAAAATTTTCATCGCCCGCACGGACAATTGAAACCTGCCGATGCAGAAGTTCCGATTTACGGCGAAACAAAATTGCTTGACTTCGAACTGGAAACGGCTTTTGTCATTGGTAAAGCAACTGAAATGGGCGACACGATCTCCACCGAAAATGCAGATGAATATATTTTCGGAATGGTACTTTTCAACGACTGGAGTGCGCGCGATATTCAATCGTGGGAATATGTTCCGCTCGGGCCTTTTCTTGCAAAAAATTTCTGTTCGGTAATGTCGCCGTGGATCGTTACGCTTGAAGCGCTCGAACCTTTCCGCACAAAAGGATATGAGCAGGAACCGAAAGTTCTTCCTTACCTCGAATACAGCGGCGAAAAAAATATTGACATTCAGCTTGAAGTTTCAATTGCCAATGAAAAAAATGAAGAAAATATAGTTTGTCATTCGAATTTCAAATACATGTACTGGACCATGGAGCAGCAGCTTGCTCATCACACCGTGAATGGCTGCAACATGAATGTCGGCGATCTTCTCGCATCTGGAACGATCAGCGGGCCCGAAGAAGGAAGTTTCGGTTCTATGATGGAAATTACATGGCGGGGAACCAAGCCGGTGAAAATGAAAGATGGTTCGGAAAGAAAATTCATTAATGACGGCGACAGTGTCATCCTGCGCGGGTACGCGGAAAAAAATGGAGTGCGCATAGGGTTCGGAGAATGCAGATCAAAAGTTTTACCGGCGAAATAA
- a CDS encoding sigma-70 family RNA polymerase sigma factor has translation MEVVSKYHATREDMLNEQVLVEEAKKEPSRFQALYNKYYERIFLFVWQRMDDKEAAHDVTSNVFLKAMLNLHKYEFKGVPFASWLYRIAKSEVYTVFRQQQAQRTVNIETVLLGDMAEEMEEDKYGAYIGILKEAVLELEEEDMQFIEMRFFEKRAFKEIAEIFGITENNAKVKTYRILEKLKKIITGKPKTRD, from the coding sequence ATGGAGGTTGTCTCGAAGTACCACGCTACCAGGGAGGACATGCTCAACGAGCAGGTGCTGGTGGAGGAAGCAAAAAAGGAACCGTCGCGTTTCCAGGCGTTGTATAATAAGTATTACGAGAGAATTTTTCTGTTCGTGTGGCAACGGATGGATGATAAAGAAGCAGCACATGATGTTACATCGAATGTTTTTCTGAAAGCAATGTTGAATCTTCACAAATATGAATTCAAAGGTGTGCCGTTCGCATCGTGGTTGTATCGCATAGCAAAGAGTGAAGTGTACACGGTTTTTCGTCAGCAGCAGGCGCAGCGCACGGTGAATATTGAAACCGTTTTATTGGGCGACATGGCGGAGGAAATGGAAGAAGATAAATACGGCGCCTACATCGGAATTCTGAAAGAAGCAGTGCTCGAACTCGAAGAGGAAGATATGCAGTTCATAGAAATGAGATTTTTTGAGAAGAGAGCATTCAAAGAGATCGCAGAAATTTTCGGAATAACAGAGAACAATGCAAAAGTGAAAACGTACCGCATACTTGAAAAATTAAAAAAGATCATCACCGGAAAACCAAAAACCAGGGACTAA
- a CDS encoding serine hydroxymethyltransferase, which translates to MKKDTAIFDIIKKELHRQTSGIELIASENFVSDQVMKAMGSVLTNKYAEGLPGKRYYGGCEFVDLSEQLAIDRAKSLFNAQWVNVQPHSGAQANASVMLAVLKPGDTILGFDLSHGGHLTHGSAVNFSGKLYRPTFYGVEKETGMINYDNVEKTANAEKPKLIICGASAYSRDWDYARLRKIADSVGALLMADIAHPAGLIARGILNDPVPHCHIITTTTHKTLRGPRGGMIFMGKDFENPWGLKTPKGEIKMMSALLDAAVFPGTQGGPLEHVIAAKAVSFHEALSDGFLRYAVQVVKNAALLADEFVARGYHVISGGTENHCMLIDLRSKNITGKEAENALVKADITVNKNMVPFDDKSPFVTSGIRVGTPAITTRGIKEKQIPKIAELIDEVVMNHTSEKKIANVKKEVNKMMKKYKLFAW; encoded by the coding sequence ATGAAAAAAGATACCGCCATTTTCGACATCATCAAAAAAGAACTGCATCGCCAGACCAGTGGAATTGAACTGATCGCGTCTGAGAATTTTGTTAGTGACCAGGTCATGAAAGCGATGGGATCTGTGCTCACCAATAAATATGCAGAAGGACTTCCGGGAAAAAGATATTATGGCGGATGCGAATTTGTTGACCTTAGCGAACAGCTTGCCATTGACCGCGCAAAATCTCTTTTCAATGCACAATGGGTGAATGTGCAACCGCATTCCGGCGCACAGGCGAACGCTTCTGTGATGCTTGCCGTTTTAAAACCAGGCGATACAATCCTCGGTTTCGATCTTTCGCACGGCGGACATCTTACGCATGGATCTGCTGTGAATTTTTCCGGCAAACTTTATCGCCCTACATTTTATGGAGTGGAAAAAGAAACCGGGATGATCAATTATGATAACGTTGAAAAAACTGCGAACGCTGAAAAACCAAAACTCATTATCTGCGGCGCCTCTGCGTACTCACGCGATTGGGACTACGCGCGCCTGAGAAAAATTGCGGATTCAGTTGGCGCGCTACTCATGGCCGACATCGCACATCCTGCAGGATTGATAGCGCGGGGAATTCTCAACGATCCGGTTCCGCATTGCCACATCATTACGACAACAACACACAAAACACTTCGCGGACCGAGAGGAGGAATGATTTTCATGGGAAAAGATTTTGAAAATCCCTGGGGACTTAAAACACCGAAAGGAGAAATAAAAATGATGTCGGCACTACTCGACGCTGCTGTTTTTCCCGGAACACAGGGTGGGCCGCTCGAACATGTGATCGCTGCAAAAGCAGTTTCTTTCCATGAAGCGCTGAGCGATGGTTTTCTCCGTTACGCGGTGCAAGTGGTGAAGAATGCGGCGCTGCTTGCTGATGAATTTGTTGCACGCGGTTATCATGTGATCTCCGGCGGAACTGAAAATCATTGCATGCTCATCGATCTTCGTTCAAAAAATATTACGGGTAAAGAAGCAGAGAATGCGCTGGTGAAAGCCGATATAACGGTGAACAAGAACATGGTTCCTTTCGATGACAAATCTCCATTCGTCACATCAGGCATCCGCGTGGGCACGCCTGCGATCACTACGCGCGGAATAAAAGAAAAACAGATCCCGAAGATCGCGGAACTCATTGATGAAGTAGTGATGAATCACACCAGCGAAAAAAAGATAGCGAATGTGAAGAAGGAAGTGAATAAGATGATGAAGAAATACAAATTATTCGCCTGGTAA
- a CDS encoding archaeosortase/exosortase family protein, producing MNLKIPESRTLRFIGIFIALFLVWMMIYEWVIHPWGKLDRLVINDNSLWSLFILSKLGFHTFIGNNPTIRTIGIDGTHGLWIGDPCDGITLFALFTFFIAAYPGKWIYKLFYIPAGITVIHFLNIFRIVLLCIIVKNHPSWLEFNHTYLFQILMYGIIFFMWYYWIKKFSDPGGLQNYSKP from the coding sequence ATGAATCTGAAAATTCCCGAAAGCAGAACGCTTCGGTTCATCGGAATATTTATCGCTTTGTTTTTGGTGTGGATGATGATCTACGAATGGGTCATTCATCCCTGGGGTAAACTCGACCGGCTCGTGATCAACGATAATTCTCTCTGGTCACTTTTTATTCTCAGCAAACTCGGCTTTCATACTTTTATTGGAAATAATCCGACGATAAGGACCATCGGCATCGACGGAACACACGGATTATGGATCGGTGATCCTTGCGATGGAATAACACTCTTCGCCTTATTCACTTTCTTCATAGCGGCCTATCCGGGAAAATGGATTTATAAATTATTCTACATCCCGGCAGGTATCACGGTCATTCATTTTCTGAATATTTTCCGGATCGTACTGCTCTGCATCATTGTAAAAAATCATCCATCGTGGCTGGAATTCAATCACACTTATCTTTTCCAGATACTGATGTATGGAATTATTTTTTTTATGTGGTATTACTGGATAAAAAAATTCAGTGATCCCGGCGGTTTACAGAACTACAGCAAGCCATGA
- a CDS encoding T9SS type A sorting domain-containing protein, translating to MKRLYLLFAAIFLASLSRAATFTSIASSSWTTPATWSVVGVDADGIPDNNDVVNIAGGFTVNMTTAAACQTLNINLGSTLTCANYSLLIYGDFTKNGGLGSAGSIQFFAAGTVTSSTLISSNTIYFYQNYTIAAGTVLIAQSLINITSNRIINNSGSVTCNSNVQINSGATWNNLNGSSLTMSGYASTGTLNASAATNTVTYQKGYTTIVGGAQATYYNLVLNTAAAQTKTLSGALTVNNDLTINALVTLNCNNFDVTIGRNWNNNANLTCTNMATATFNGGGAQSITRASTEIMKNLVVNKAAGTLTLATPLTLNGNFTITAGTFDVSAANFLLTIKGNFTNTAGTFTGRSGTVTFAGAAAQTISGAVTPTFFDVTSSNTLGGVSVTGTIIISDILTVNTQSFGTGGAGTIILPATAATTCAKIGVVGGSLVGAGWSAQAYIDGPATGYWQFLGSPINGSTLDDWDSDARFYMSGVGGNDGNACCPVFYSVRTYDEPSGTWVNVTTTATALTAGEGFMCWMADDMSTLTAPLVFDTKGTPSFGNKSIAVTAGGVGGGYNLVSNPYGCPITYATVVAASGNLNPNFYILQENGSYVANPNGGVIAGTQGFMCLATAGGNVNFTEAAKNTAANPNIIRLADPENFVRIRLTNDVNGLGGESVVSFQPDALNTFDVREDMPFLASPYDDASLIWTSDASATKIMLNTMNTDQNSVSIPLVIKSALPGNQIISFSGIDHVTAYSCAWLEDPSNGKRIDLAQNSSYSFLAEPGEERNLILHFDKKGTCPLDEQNIAQALDGNCTVFNSNGNLKASFFFDQQTDVTISIYDVEGKEISAPKQFTVTSETVSLENPYAHGVYFVKITQGEQVVTKKIFY from the coding sequence ATGAAACGACTTTACCTCCTTTTCGCGGCTATTTTTCTGGCATCGCTCTCAAGAGCGGCTACCTTTACTTCTATAGCCAGTTCTTCATGGACAACACCAGCCACCTGGAGTGTAGTTGGTGTAGATGCTGACGGAATTCCGGATAATAATGATGTGGTGAATATTGCGGGTGGATTTACTGTGAATATGACGACCGCAGCGGCGTGTCAAACACTTAATATTAATCTCGGATCTACTCTTACCTGCGCAAATTACTCGCTTCTTATTTATGGCGACTTCACAAAAAACGGCGGACTCGGTAGTGCAGGAAGTATCCAGTTTTTCGCAGCAGGAACTGTTACCTCTTCTACTTTGATCTCCAGCAATACAATTTATTTCTATCAGAACTATACGATCGCTGCCGGCACAGTGCTCATCGCTCAATCACTCATCAACATTACCAGTAACAGGATCATCAACAATAGCGGAAGTGTTACCTGTAATTCAAATGTTCAGATCAATTCAGGAGCTACATGGAATAACCTGAATGGTTCTTCACTTACAATGTCGGGATATGCATCAACAGGGACACTCAATGCATCTGCAGCAACCAATACTGTAACTTATCAGAAAGGGTATACTACAATTGTGGGAGGTGCGCAGGCAACTTATTATAATCTTGTTCTGAATACCGCCGCTGCTCAAACAAAAACTTTGTCTGGTGCCCTCACTGTTAATAATGATCTTACCATCAATGCTCTTGTTACTTTGAATTGCAATAATTTCGACGTCACCATTGGCAGAAATTGGAATAACAATGCAAACCTCACTTGTACCAATATGGCAACGGCTACATTCAATGGTGGCGGAGCGCAAAGTATTACCCGCGCATCAACGGAAATCATGAAAAATCTCGTTGTAAACAAAGCTGCCGGAACACTCACACTCGCAACGCCACTAACACTGAATGGAAATTTTACGATCACTGCAGGAACATTTGATGTGAGTGCAGCAAATTTTTTATTGACAATAAAAGGAAACTTTACAAATACGGCCGGAACATTCACCGGGAGATCGGGAACTGTTACGTTTGCCGGCGCTGCTGCTCAAACCATAAGCGGAGCCGTTACTCCTACATTTTTTGATGTGACTTCTTCCAATACACTGGGTGGAGTTTCCGTTACAGGAACAATTATTATTTCTGATATTCTCACTGTAAATACGCAATCATTCGGTACAGGCGGCGCTGGTACAATTATTCTTCCAGCTACCGCGGCAACAACTTGTGCGAAAATCGGAGTTGTCGGAGGTTCGTTGGTTGGTGCGGGATGGAGCGCGCAAGCTTACATTGATGGCCCTGCTACCGGTTATTGGCAATTCCTTGGCTCACCAATTAATGGATCTACTCTTGACGATTGGGATAGCGATGCAAGATTTTATATGAGCGGTGTTGGTGGCAATGATGGCAATGCATGCTGTCCTGTTTTTTATTCTGTTAGAACTTATGACGAGCCTTCAGGAACATGGGTGAATGTTACGACAACAGCAACTGCTCTCACTGCCGGAGAAGGATTCATGTGCTGGATGGCTGATGATATGTCAACTCTTACCGCTCCTCTTGTTTTTGATACTAAAGGAACACCAAGCTTTGGCAATAAAAGTATTGCTGTCACTGCCGGCGGTGTGGGTGGTGGTTATAATCTTGTCAGCAATCCTTATGGATGTCCTATCACTTACGCAACTGTTGTTGCTGCTTCAGGAAATCTCAATCCGAATTTTTACATTCTCCAGGAAAACGGAAGTTATGTTGCAAATCCGAATGGAGGCGTAATTGCCGGGACACAAGGATTCATGTGTCTTGCTACTGCAGGAGGAAATGTAAATTTTACAGAAGCAGCAAAAAATACAGCAGCAAATCCAAATATTATCCGTCTGGCCGATCCGGAAAATTTTGTACGCATTCGTCTTACTAATGATGTAAACGGACTCGGAGGAGAATCAGTTGTAAGTTTTCAACCCGACGCGCTCAATACTTTTGATGTGCGTGAAGACATGCCTTTCCTCGCAAGTCCGTATGATGATGCTTCGCTGATATGGACATCAGATGCTTCTGCAACGAAAATTATGCTGAATACAATGAATACCGATCAGAATTCAGTGAGCATTCCATTGGTGATCAAATCTGCACTTCCGGGAAATCAAATAATTTCTTTTTCGGGAATAGATCATGTAACAGCATACTCCTGCGCCTGGCTTGAAGATCCTTCAAATGGAAAACGAATAGATCTCGCTCAGAATTCATCTTATTCTTTCCTTGCAGAGCCCGGCGAAGAACGTAACCTGATACTTCATTTTGACAAAAAAGGAACATGCCCTCTGGATGAACAGAATATTGCGCAGGCACTCGATGGAAATTGTACTGTTTTCAATAGCAACGGAAATCTGAAAGCTTCGTTCTTCTTCGATCAGCAAACTGATGTAACGATCTCTATTTATGATGTGGAAGGCAAAGAAATTTCTGCGCCAAAACAATTCACCGTTACCAGCGAAACAGTTTCACTGGAGAATCCTTATGCGCACGGAGTTTATTTCGTGAAGATCACACAAGGCGAACAGGTCGTCACTAAAAAGATATTCTATTAA
- a CDS encoding polysaccharide biosynthesis tyrosine autokinase: MSISDLRKFLPVVRKNWWLVILLSGILYGVGKLYVYKLSKVYSVTTQLLLKSNDDYNTNSLITDNKFYGNTYKTYVDNSNEIRVIQSQDLIEKTLDRLDFDVSYFLVGRLRTTEVYSGVPFSVKTFTLNPALYEQQMKFKLLSPETYELDYTIGDQPYVVKGNFGEDLINQHMHILISKKRSFITGQTIMVSASGNYLIQPHDKDVLIKTFLANLKVENPEYTNVLKMTYTDVLPERGIKFLDTLSQVYIENSVISKLEVNKNTIYYIDRQMDEVVNILNNIEDTMVRFREKNSIIDITKQSDNYFERYVDYLDQKKQIEYKETTLNDLERYIIEDKDPTFLPPSAYLLEGDNFQISTLSALYDKQKELNELMNIAKPNNFSITNLKNQIDSTKRDLLIYIKNTRVALGENKKAIDVQIGFYEGLLQEIPEQQRGLLNITRKQKVNEDMYIFLLQRRANTVISRASIIPETKIIERPRYAGIVSPDEKKLIISFTIGGFVLSLIIAFIRVQFFYRIESYEELKNNTKLPILGDVVKDMVSKDLSIAVEHDPKSAMAESFRTIRTNLQFMATGPGPHLIVITSNNPGEGKTFCSLNLAAVLAKSGKRTMLLELDLHKPRVQTGLGIKAEKGISTIAAGKHNIPECVMNTRIENLDVILSGPLPPNPSELISSKQMDEILDYCKQHYEFIIIDTPPVGLISDALVLMSKAAVMLFVINTKFSYRSSIENAHEISTMNPGVHFGFVLNGVKRKKSKYYYNRYGYGYGSYGGGYGGYGSYGGYGSYGGYGSYGSGKVRVNKGGDKKEKEK, from the coding sequence ATGTCAATTTCCGATCTGCGGAAATTCTTACCTGTTGTACGTAAAAATTGGTGGCTGGTTATTTTACTGAGCGGAATTCTTTATGGGGTCGGTAAATTATATGTTTATAAGTTAAGCAAGGTCTATTCGGTTACCACCCAGTTGCTACTGAAATCCAACGACGATTACAATACAAATAGTCTTATTACTGATAATAAATTCTACGGTAACACCTATAAAACCTATGTTGATAACTCGAATGAGATCCGCGTAATCCAGTCTCAGGATCTCATTGAAAAAACGCTCGACCGGCTTGATTTTGATGTATCCTATTTCCTGGTGGGACGGCTGCGTACTACTGAAGTTTATTCCGGTGTACCTTTTTCTGTAAAAACCTTTACACTGAATCCTGCGCTTTATGAGCAGCAGATGAAATTCAAGTTATTGTCGCCAGAAACTTACGAGCTGGATTATACCATAGGCGATCAACCTTATGTGGTGAAAGGAAATTTCGGAGAAGACCTCATCAATCAGCACATGCATATCCTGATCAGCAAGAAACGATCTTTCATAACAGGCCAGACCATCATGGTGAGTGCATCCGGAAATTATCTTATTCAACCGCACGACAAGGATGTTCTCATCAAAACTTTTCTTGCGAATCTGAAAGTGGAAAATCCGGAATACACCAATGTGCTCAAGATGACTTACACTGATGTTCTTCCCGAACGCGGCATAAAATTTCTTGACACGTTATCGCAGGTGTACATTGAAAACAGTGTGATCTCGAAACTGGAAGTGAATAAAAATACCATCTACTATATCGATCGCCAGATGGATGAAGTGGTAAATATTCTCAATAACATTGAAGACACAATGGTGCGTTTCCGTGAGAAGAATTCCATAATCGATATCACGAAGCAATCCGATAATTATTTTGAACGCTATGTGGATTATCTTGATCAGAAAAAACAGATCGAATACAAGGAAACAACGCTGAACGATCTCGAGCGTTATATCATTGAAGATAAAGATCCGACTTTCCTTCCGCCATCGGCGTACCTGCTCGAAGGAGACAATTTCCAGATCAGTACACTTTCTGCTCTTTACGACAAGCAGAAAGAACTCAATGAACTGATGAATATTGCGAAGCCGAATAATTTTTCAATCACGAATCTCAAAAACCAGATCGATTCCACCAAGCGTGATTTGCTCATCTATATTAAAAATACACGTGTTGCATTGGGAGAAAATAAAAAAGCGATTGATGTTCAGATTGGTTTTTATGAAGGGCTGCTGCAGGAGATTCCCGAACAGCAGCGCGGATTACTGAATATCACCAGGAAACAGAAAGTAAATGAGGATATGTATATTTTTCTTCTGCAGCGAAGAGCGAATACGGTCATTTCAAGAGCGAGCATCATTCCGGAAACAAAAATTATTGAACGGCCGCGTTATGCCGGAATTGTAAGCCCGGATGAAAAAAAATTAATTATCTCATTCACTATCGGAGGATTTGTTCTCAGTCTTATTATTGCATTTATCAGGGTACAATTCTTCTACCGCATTGAGTCGTACGAGGAATTGAAAAACAATACCAAACTTCCGATCCTCGGTGATGTGGTGAAGGATATGGTATCGAAAGATCTTTCCATTGCTGTGGAGCACGATCCGAAATCTGCAATGGCAGAATCGTTCCGCACCATTCGCACCAACCTGCAATTCATGGCCACCGGTCCGGGCCCGCATCTTATTGTTATTACTTCGAATAATCCGGGAGAAGGAAAAACTTTCTGCTCACTCAATCTTGCAGCTGTTCTTGCAAAATCGGGAAAACGAACCATGCTGCTGGAACTTGATCTTCACAAACCGCGCGTGCAAACCGGGCTTGGCATTAAGGCAGAAAAAGGAATTTCAACTATCGCCGCCGGCAAACACAACATACCGGAATGCGTGATGAATACCAGGATCGAGAATCTCGATGTTATTCTATCCGGGCCGCTTCCACCGAATCCTTCGGAACTCATCAGTTCCAAACAAATGGATGAGATTCTCGATTATTGCAAACAGCATTATGAATTCATCATCATCGATACACCGCCGGTAGGATTGATCAGCGATGCGCTTGTACTTATGAGTAAAGCTGCCGTAATGCTTTTTGTGATCAACACAAAATTCTCTTACCGTTCTTCCATCGAAAATGCGCATGAGATTTCCACGATGAATCCCGGTGTTCATTTCGGTTTCGTACTCAATGGCGTGAAGCGTAAAAAATCAAAATATTATTACAATCGTTATGGATATGGTTACGGAAGTTACGGGGGAGGATATGGCGGATATGGAAGTTATGGCGGATATGGAAGTTATGGCGGCTACGGAAGTTATGGCTCCGGTAAAGTGAGAGTGAACAAAGGCGGCGATAAAAAAGAAAAAGAAAAATAA
- a CDS encoding ABC transporter permease, with amino-acid sequence MAKPELQEDNSGWDILIKPRSNWFRLDLHGVWQYRDLIRLLIRRDFLSAYKQTILGPVWMLLQPLVNTLMYFFVFVILVKMKTGPVPPILFIMSAVIPWGYFSDCLNKTSITFSSNASIFGKVYFPRLVTPVSVVISFLIKLGVQLLMLLIIYVFYVAKGAPVHPNIFLAYLPLLIVLLAGYSLSFGLIISAITNKYRDLTFLVGVGIQALMYASSVVIPVDMFGPRVMSVLKWNPLLQIIRCIRYSILDYGSWSWMGLGYAGGILVVLLLFSIMVFNRVEKNVMDTV; translated from the coding sequence ATGGCAAAACCGGAACTTCAGGAAGATAATTCCGGATGGGATATTTTAATTAAGCCGAGATCAAATTGGTTCAGGCTTGATCTTCATGGTGTATGGCAATATCGTGACCTCATACGCTTACTCATTCGCCGCGATTTTCTTTCTGCTTACAAACAAACTATTCTTGGCCCGGTATGGATGCTGCTGCAACCACTCGTGAATACGCTCATGTATTTCTTCGTTTTCGTTATCCTTGTGAAAATGAAAACAGGCCCGGTGCCGCCTATACTTTTTATTATGTCAGCGGTCATTCCATGGGGATATTTTTCTGATTGCCTCAATAAAACCTCGATCACTTTTTCTTCCAATGCAAGTATTTTCGGGAAAGTTTATTTTCCGCGGCTGGTCACTCCTGTTTCTGTTGTGATTTCCTTTCTCATCAAACTCGGTGTTCAGTTATTGATGCTGCTCATCATCTACGTGTTTTATGTTGCGAAGGGAGCGCCGGTACATCCGAATATTTTCCTCGCGTATCTTCCTTTGCTCATTGTGCTTCTCGCCGGGTACAGTCTTTCATTCGGACTCATCATTTCCGCAATCACCAATAAATACCGCGATCTTACTTTTCTCGTTGGCGTCGGCATCCAGGCGCTCATGTATGCTTCTTCAGTTGTGATTCCGGTTGATATGTTCGGGCCTCGTGTCATGAGTGTTCTCAAATGGAATCCATTGCTGCAGATCATTCGCTGCATACGTTATTCCATTCTTGATTACGGAAGTTGGAGCTGGATGGGACTCGGTTACGCCGGTGGAATTCTCGTTGTACTTCTTTTATTTTCCATTATGGTTTTCAATCGTGTCGAAAAAAATGTAATGGATACAGTCTAA
- a CDS encoding ABC transporter ATP-binding protein — MNKVAIQVDDIWKQYRLGSVGTGSLGNDLRRMIARVRGKEDPFLKVGDINDRTKKGNSDYVWALRNVSFEVSKGEVLGIVGRNGAGKSTLLKILSRVTAPTRGQIRVRGKMAALLEVGTGFHQDLSGRENIFLNGTIMGMSIREVKKKFDEIVDFSGVERYIDTPVKRYSSGMYVRLAFAVAAHLDPEILIIDEVLSVGDAEFQRKCLGKMKDVSSQGRTVLFVSHNMSAVNNLCKRTIWMENGSCAMQGDTLDVVAAYLDNSDRQTNDENNIYDVPEKWERPWGRRDAVLKRIEMHNPSNDLVSQLFLLQPFSLIIHFNVEKKIENAVLQIRIATVDGQQITYSGSNNYSKEQWNFEPGDHAVKVEMDPKLMPGKYSFFIYFCNTEGTVFYDAIGNFLRFQVKNISEGDVHVLSAKINTFIHLPCKWEVLN; from the coding sequence ATGAATAAAGTTGCCATTCAGGTTGATGATATTTGGAAACAATACCGCCTCGGCAGTGTTGGAACAGGTTCGCTTGGCAATGATCTCAGGCGCATGATTGCGCGTGTGCGCGGAAAAGAAGATCCGTTCCTGAAAGTCGGTGATATAAACGACCGGACAAAAAAAGGAAATTCAGATTATGTGTGGGCGCTTCGCAATGTTTCATTCGAAGTAAGCAAAGGTGAAGTACTTGGAATTGTAGGAAGAAACGGTGCTGGAAAATCTACATTACTTAAAATTCTTTCGCGCGTTACCGCTCCCACGCGCGGGCAAATTCGCGTGCGCGGGAAAATGGCAGCGCTGCTTGAAGTGGGAACAGGATTTCACCAGGATCTTTCAGGCAGGGAAAATATTTTTCTCAATGGAACTATCATGGGAATGTCTATTCGTGAAGTGAAAAAAAAATTCGACGAGATCGTTGATTTTTCCGGCGTAGAACGCTATATCGATACGCCGGTAAAAAGATATTCTTCCGGAATGTATGTCCGCCTTGCATTCGCTGTTGCTGCTCATCTCGATCCCGAAATTCTTATCATCGATGAAGTGCTTTCGGTAGGTGATGCGGAATTCCAGAGAAAATGTCTCGGCAAAATGAAAGATGTTTCTTCACAGGGAAGAACGGTTCTTTTTGTGAGTCACAATATGTCGGCAGTAAATAATCTTTGCAAGCGAACAATCTGGATGGAAAATGGAAGTTGTGCCATGCAGGGCGATACGCTTGATGTAGTGGCCGCATACCTCGATAATTCTGACCGGCAAACGAATGATGAAAATAATATTTATGATGTTCCTGAGAAATGGGAACGTCCGTGGGGAAGAAGAGATGCTGTTCTGAAGCGCATAGAGATGCATAATCCTTCCAATGATCTCGTCAGCCAGCTTTTTTTGCTTCAGCCCTTCTCACTCATTATTCATTTCAACGTGGAAAAGAAAATTGAGAATGCCGTTTTACAGATCAGGATAGCAACGGTCGACGGGCAACAGATCACTTATTCCGGTTCCAATAATTATTCGAAAGAGCAATGGAACTTCGAACCCGGCGATCATGCTGTGAAAGTGGAAATGGATCCTAAATTAATGCCGGGAAAATATTCTTTCTTCATTTACTTCTGCAACACGGAGGGAACGGTTTTCTATGATGCGATCGGAAATTTTCTCCGCTTCCAGGTAAAAAATATTTCGGAAGGCGATGTTCACGTTTTGTCGGCGAAGATCAATACTTTTATTCACCTTCCCTGCAAATGGGAAGTTTTAAACTAA